A window of the Physeter macrocephalus isolate SW-GA chromosome 7, ASM283717v5, whole genome shotgun sequence genome harbors these coding sequences:
- the HOPX gene encoding homeodomain-only protein — protein MSAETASGPTEDQVEILEYNFNKVNKHPDPTTLCLIAAEAGLSEEETQKWFKQRLAQWRLSEGLPSECRSVTD, from the exons ATGTCTGCGGAGACCGCGAGCGGCCCCACTGAGGACCAGGTGGAGATCCTGGAGTACAACTTCAACAAGGTCAACAAGCACCCGGACCCCACCACGCTGTGCCTGATCGCGGCCGAGGCCGGCCTTTCCGAGGAGGAGACCCAG AAATGGTTCAAGCAGCGCCTGGCCCAGTGGCGGCTGTCAGAAGGCCTACCCTCAGAGTGCAGATCCGTCACAGACTGA